Below is a genomic region from Pleuronectes platessa chromosome 18, fPlePla1.1, whole genome shotgun sequence.
acatttaaacatGGTCGTTAAACATGCTTTTCACTTTAAGTGCTGATAGTAAAGTTTAAAATCGGCCAACCttgtacaatatatatatatatataattatatccTGCGACAATGATGTCATTGCTGGCACAGAAAATGCGCAGAGTAGTTTCTGAAAGTGTTTTCTCCTTCGCCGATGAGCTCACTATATAAACCTCTACATAGAAGTCCTCTGTAGTTTATAGGGGTTAGTGAATGAGAGGGTGATTTACAGTAGGTCACAGTCCTGATGAATacaattaaacacaggtgagCAAGTGACTGTGCAGACAGGAAGTATGAGGATGAACTTGCTGTGTGagctgtgaaacacacactttgcacaCTAGCTCCTAATCCtaataaacaaacagcaaacaaattGAATTACTGCATCCCTGTCTGAGAATAAAAGGTCTGATCTGCCGGAGAACAAAGCAAAAGCAAATTAGAAAAGTCTCACAAACAATCCCTATTATGGAGGAGTTTGGTCTCAGTTGCATGGGTTCAgaactgaaaacagaaaaaggaatCAAAGAAGTTGCAAATCAAAGAGGTAAGTGAAGCACAAAAATAAGTGTATTTACATAAGAGAACGGAGGAGAAATCCACCATGAGGAACGCACCGAGGCGAGAATATGAAACTGTGACTTTTGCAGTTTATGTAAATGTATCTccgttcctctttttttctgtgtttattaaATTCGAAACTAAACTTGAGCTAAAGTTTTCTTCAGGAAATCAGCAAAAAAGTTAGTTTCACCAAATATTCACCTGAGACTGGTTGAAATCGCTCCTCTCTCCTGAATGTTCAGTGTTTCAACCACATACAGGACTTTCGAACAGGGAAGGGATTTCCTCAATAACAGGCTCTGTCAGTTCAGTAACGTTGTTCAGGACGTTCAGTGTCTTACAGAAACCATCACACTGACGGCAGAGAAGCAGGACGGAGAAAATGCTCTGATTTATGAACCATCTGACCCTGCACATGATGTGAAGCCATTTAAGACTCTTAGTTATCATAACACAAAGAGATGTGATCTCAGGATTTTATTCAAATTACGGACTGATCACATAAAGTTTAAACTGCGACACTTTGAATACATCGATATACTTCAGGTGTTTAGAGGGGGGCCACTGATCCATATCCCTCCGCCACATTCCAGATAATCCCATTTTTCATGAAGAACTCGGTTCTGACACAGGCCACACGTACGTACTGACGGCCCGTCTCGTCGAGGGCAGGAACGGGACGATGGCCGTATACTGAAGAGGAGAGCACCGGCACGGCTCTGGACTTCTCCTGGGAGTGAGAATGACAACAAGGCCACAAGATGCTGAATAAAAATGCAAAGCTCTGGTTTTGAATGGTGCAATTTAATATGTATTACGTCACGTTaatgatgaaatgttttttcaagtccaacattttcactgtggaatagattatatcaggatacttcaaagtactgtaaaaacagtttcctcaataagttcagagagacactgatatgcctgtgttcaggacctccctgactacctacatacggGAATATCAGCGATTTTTACGATATATATTTgaagattttcaaaataaaatccaacattttcactgtttacaatttttcaaagtaaagtccaacattttcactgtggaatagattatttcaggatacttcaaagtactgtaaaacactttgctcaataagttcagagagagactgatatgcctgtgttcaggacctctctgactacctacttACGGGAATATCAACGATTTTTACAGGATATATATGGAGATTTTTCTAAGTAaaatccaacattttcactgtttacaaTTCACAATCACTGTTTTTTTAGTAATAACAATAGTGATGAATGCATTCCAATTAGATGTGTCATTTCCATGTATTGTGCACGTCCACTCACTGGCCTGTGCTAATGGAAAAGAGCCATTAACAGAATTTGTTCCACTTGTGCTTAGAGGCTTAATAGAATTTTTCTGACCGTTTCTATGATTGAGGTTTAACTTGCAAACATTATCTatgaattaatttgagaacGTTGTGCAGACTATTAAAATGTGCAtttctgtgttagtgtgtgaaaTGAATTAGATAGTATGATGCATAATATGACCTGTTAAAGCATGTATGTAAATACACTGTATACATAATAAAGCTTTGGAAACCTGATCATGTGTAATCAAGTGTAATAGGATACATTATTGccagaaatgaaaaatgtcctAACAAATTAAACTATTAGCTACAccatttttgggggggaaacttATACAGAGCAGCAAAGTGTCTCTGAGTATTTCAACAGACTTTCGACTCTGAATTCAGAACACTAAGTTCCTGCTCCCGGCTGCGATCGATTCTCTGACGGGTTGTATATTAAAATGACACACCACTATTTTAGCAGAAACACAAACCTCCTAATTCAGCCAGAGCTGACAGCCGCTCAACTCACTCTACTAATAAACctagcagtgtgtgtgagtgtgtgtgtgtgtgtgtgtgtgcgtgtgtgtgtgtgtgtgtgtgcgtgcgtgtgtgtgtgtgtgtgtgtgtgtgtgtgtgtgtgtgtatacggcTGCTTTGATCTATCTACCTGCTATCCTTTCAGTGACCCAGTATCTCACAGTGAGCTAGTTTTCCTTACTTTAATAATTACTCCGCAGAGATAAATAACAAATGTCGCAAAACGTTAAGACATGTGTCAGCCACCACAGGATAAAAAGAATGCAGTGGCTCAATAGAAATATAATGCCTCTTTAAATGTCTGCTCTTTCAGAATTATTAAACTCGAAAAGCATCACTGCCTCTATCCTGCAAAGCTCAGAAAGTTACGCGTTTGTGACAATGAGCAGAACTTTCTGCTGGTTTTCAGGaaacagtgatgatgatgaacgaTGAATTGCATGtcaataaaacagtttattttattgaCATACAATGTATATTCAAGCCTGCATGGCCTGTTTAGTGAATTAGTTCCTAGTCATTATGGTTTGAATTTGAAAATCTACAATACAGATATACTAATAAGGGATATAGGTGCCTGGTTAAAACATTGCTGATGGTAAGAAGCCCTCACACGAAAATGGGGAAGAGCGGACCTTCGCAGTCAAGAATAATGGATAGAGATTGTTGAGAAAATTGGAAATGCAAAAGTTTGCACATCACCTAAGGCTACAAGACAGACAGCTGGAAGAGAAGTGGGAGAAATGGACGATATGAAGAACCAAAATGGTGACAAAGACTGTTGAGAAGATTAGTTAATAAAAACTGAGAGAATGGATGAACTGAAGGAGGTGTAACAAAAACAGTTCTCTTGTTTGTTCTCTATGACTTtataaatgttgaaaatatcaattaaagttttaaaaaatcttACATACAATGAATGACAGAATACATTTTATTCcaagacaaacattttttaataatggCCCGTGACTGCttatcacacacaaaaaaaaacagatttctgtTAAGTGAGCATAGACAGGTAGAGCTTGACCTATATGTTTTGGGGGATTTGGGATTTTTTCCAATGCCTATACTGCAATAAGGAGGTAAAACATGTCCAATGCAGTTGTTGTACATATGTTGATACACTGAAAATATTTGGCAATGGTTCTTAAGATGTCATTATCGAACCCTAATTACCAAGAAATGTATCtaaggcttgatattttacaatttaaccaTAAGCTTtatagaatatataaatataaataaaataaaaaactaaagaccaaatatatttttcataacTTTTGCCCCCATCTTGTCTAATATCAGCAGATTTTAGCACCCAACCAATAATTCAGGCGGGTTCTACTTATGTTAGGTCACTACCTCCTTGTTTATGTCCAGTCCTCTTCCTTTAGAGTGTTTCCTGTCGTCCCGGTGCAGTTTCATATCGTAACCCTCAGCCTGGTGGTACACTCGGTCATACATGGACATTTCAGGGACCTGCAGGGGGGAGACAGAACAAGTGTTTGGCATCCTAAGCCCGTCCTCGACAGGGGGCCATCATTCCTGTAGGTTACACCGAGGCAACAACCACAGCAATCACCTCTCAGGACCACTCTGGTCTTGCTCCAACATTAATGTCTCGCATGCTCAAAGTACATGAAGCAGAGCAACACTCTCGGTCCTCTGGAATGACTCAGCAGGCTGCTCCACAGAACAGGATTAAAACCTTTAGCGAGGAAGCTTTTAGCGTTTCTGCTCCAAGCCGCTGGAACAATCTGTCTGAGGACCTGAGAGCTCAAGTGCAGAAATCTTTAAACATAAGCTACAAATCTATTTCTTTACAGAAGTAGGTTATGATTTATAGACATTACTCATTTTATATTCACCTATTttgttgcatgtgtgttgtaaaTGTTATTCTATTTAACctgtctattattattattattattaatatgacgTGCTTTTGTTCcccttaaatgtttttgttttctgataGTAGCATATAGTATACTGTTGTATATTCCAGggacacatttacatttcaggaATATTCCCTGACTTAATTTCACAAATAAGACAGATTGCAATATCCATTTGTCTGGAGCAGACAACtcaaaaaattataatgataataatagtgataataaAATAgccatttctttaaaaaaacaacacgcaCATCTTTATATCCCccccactactactactagccACTATAAATTggctagtagtagtagtattgtaTAACTACTAGTAGTAGTGTTGTATTATTACGATCATCATGatccttatcattattattattattattatttagtcgTTGTTGCGTAGACTATTTTAACTTCTTATATCTTGTGATATTGTCCcaacataataatatataattatgAGTGTAAATAGTTTAGTTAAGCATCGTTAGCTGAGCTAGCTCGTCGGCTACatgcaaacagctgcagcagcgtcACCTTGGACTCCTGGTGAAAGTAGGACATGTCCTCCGGTTGTCCTCGTCGAGGCGGGATGTAGCTGAAGGCGGACAGGGTGGACAGAGGTTTGCTCTGAGCCTGGAGGGACACGTCCATCTTCACAGCAAAGTTCATGTAAAAGTTcagagacaaaacagaggtgGCGTCTGTGTGGTTACTAGGATACCGAGGGGTACCCTCTCCACGTCATATCTGGTGTGTTGCCTTCACTTGCTTCTTGTTTTCTGGACTTCAGAGCTTCAGAGCTACTGTACATGCTACCTGATGTTCCCTCTCCTAGACAATACATCTTTTACAGTGGCTGGTACAATGAAGTCATAGTGTGACCATTTCAGATGTATGGTGTTTggatacatatataaataaatctgtctGTAGACTCAAAACAATTCTTCGCTGGATCATTTAGCTTTTTTGGCTAACACCACTTTATATTTAacccttactgcctgaattaatttccaattatagaaaacaaatattatttgtgtttttggctgtcatacagatgccaaattaagtggagattgttaatttcaatatagcatttacagtagatataaaattaaggtatgaggcaaattagcaacattaggcataatggggcataaccttaatttaacacattttccagactctggtatgtagattgatgctgcttttgattgaaattgaataacatcatatgtttctgtacaatcattgctgttccatcatcacagtatttaaaatacagcttaataactcaaaataactttgctgcacattcCCAAGGGGcaagtatgtattttccacttcgaccactagatggcgccaataccttccttggtatgtgtagtatttgcaccatcaggcacaatcgtcacctctgcggcattaagaccggaatggggtttgaggcaaattcgcgacatccgtctacaaggggttaatatttaatgttttgtttttaattgccACAGTTCAACGTTTACGTAATTTTAACACCTTTTTACACCTCGTAGTGTACCTGGGTAACTTCTGCCACTGATTAAATACGTCCTGTTATTCAAAGAGCAATAAACGGTCTCTTAGTTGATAATGtgcacaatttatttaattcaacATGACTGCTGAGAGCACGCCTCTGCAGAGTTAGAACCAGTGGCTGTCGTTACATTAATAAACTTGTCCCTTTGAGTCTCTTTGAAGATCTGCCGTGTAGCTCTGACAGCAAGATCAATTTATGACACAGGACAGACCATGCCTCCAGCACTGTGTGGAATATGTCGTTCAGTTATGGGTGACAAGAAAGGTCCAGTTGCCGAGGCGTCAGATAAAGTATCAGTAATCTCCCATTCCCTTTGAGCAGACTGTAGAGATGCAAAtggtgcagcagcagttcaTGGTAACCAGGAGGAAACGTTCAAATCAGGGACAAAACATGCTGTGTCTCCCTCTCGAAGGTGAAGACATTTGGGGGGTTATTCATTTTTTGCCTGGAAATATAAGAGTGGATTGACATCACACACCTGCAGGGTGAATGCGAAGTGGCAAGCATATACACTGAAGTGTGTTGGATAGAAAGGACGAACTAATGAAAATGctaatgtatgtatttatatatgtttgtgcCTATTGCCTCTCACACAAACTAATACAAAGTATGTGCGTCTTCCACAGTGCTCGAGGCCTGAAATAAACAACCTTTCCATAGCAGCAAATTTAAGGTGTAGTCGTCTGCAGTAACATAATGACACaccttgtttttctgtgtgtgtgtgtgtgtgtgtgtgtgtcccacctGCTGTTATTGTTCTCTCTTTCCACTTAATTACAACTCTGCAGCAGGGGGTTGCCAGTGGGAAGAcaccactcacactcacattaaGCCTTGAGCTGGCCCAGaccgtaacacacacacacacacacacacacacacacacacacacagaatcaggGGAGCCCAGATTTTGATGCGGCTGCCAATGATTCAGCGATGGGGATATGTGGACaa
It encodes:
- the cfap90 gene encoding uncharacterized protein C5orf49 homolog, whose protein sequence is MNFAVKMDVSLQAQSKPLSTLSAFSYIPPRRGQPEDMSYFHQESKVPEMSMYDRVYHQAEGYDMKLHRDDRKHSKGRGLDINKEEKSRAVPVLSSSVYGHRPVPALDETGRQYVRVACVRTEFFMKNGIIWNVAEGYGSVAPL